Part of the Candidatus Campbellbacteria bacterium genome is shown below.
GCTAGAGTACCCGCTTGACTACTATACCCCGTGGGGGTATAATGAACTTCAATATGAATATGAAATGAATATGAATTCTCTGTTTAAAAAAAATATAGCCATCATTGTTCTGGTAGTATTTTCAATGCTGGTTCTTTTCAGTTTTGGTGTGGTGGCACATGAGTCGGGGAAACAAATGACGGGCGACTGCCCCTTCTCAACGGCGGGAGCCACCATTTGTCCACAAGATGTACTTTCGGTGGCCATTCACCACATCTCTGCGTATAATTCGTTTTTTAATGTACCAACAAGTTTTGGATTGACCGCACTCATTATTTCTGTGTTGTCGGTAATCGCCACTCTGTTTGTTATTTCCCCGCGGTTACAGCTACCGAGTCGATTGGTTTTTGCCCATACTGTACACACCTCTCCCACAGTCAATTCATATACTAGGAAAATAATTCAGTGGCTGTCTCTTTTTGAAAATAGCCCCTCCCGCACCTAAAAGCACTTAAAAAGTCTAGCTTTTTAAGTGCTTTCGACTCGCGCATGCATCGCGGGTTTTTGTATTACAAAATACTACTCACTTCTAATCTACAAATTATGAAACCACAAACAGTTATTATCACAGTCCTTGCATTCGCCACTGTTATAGGTCTTCTTGTTGTCGGCTATAACAAAAACGGAAACGCAGCAGCATCTGTACAAGGTGTGTCAGCGGTTACAGGAGAAAGTGGACTCACTGTGTCTGAAACCCTCTATGATTTTGGCACAATATCCATGAAAAATGGAAACGTAACAAAAGATTTCACACTTACTAACCCGACCGATGCAGATATTATGGTTGGTCGTGTTGAAACGTCATGTATGTGTACAGCTGCATATATTGTTGAACCGGATGGAACCAACAAGGGACCGTTTGGTATGCCGGGACACGGAGGTGCGGTTCCTCCAGCAAATGAAATAATCCCAGCAGGAGAAAGTCGCATCATTCGTGTTGTGTATGACCCAAATGCTCACGGTCCAGCAGGTGTTGGAAAAATTGACCGTTTCATTACCATCACAGATTCTGCAAACCAATCTATTCGTATTGAAGTTAAAGCTGTAGTAACCCCATAGTCATATGAAAAAACTTATTATTAGTATTGGGGTGGTGCTCATCGCACTTAGTGCGGTTGTTGTTCTGAAGTACAGTCCCGGATTCTCAACATTCCTATGGAACGCGAGCAATGGCGGTGTCTGGCTCCTGCCTCTTGTTGGTTTTTCGGCGCTTCTTGACAGTGTGCATCCGTGCTCATTCTCGATTTTGCTCATCACTATTGCGTTTCTCTTTGGTCTACAAATGACCAGAAAGAAAATTCTCCAGATTGGTGGATTCTACATTGCTGGAATCTTTGCCGCGTACTTTACGATTGGCATCGGTATCTTGAAGGTCATCCACATCTTCAATGTGCCGCACTTTATGGGGAAACTTGGGGCAGCGCTCCTTATTATCTTCGGAATACTCAACCTCCTCGGCGCGCTCTTTCCGAAGTTCCCTATAAAACTCAAACTTCCTGACGCTGCGCACGGGGCGATGAGTAAACTTATTAACACCGTCTCCGTGCCAGCAGTGTTTGCTCTCGGATTACTAGTTGGACTCTGTCAGTTTCCATGTATGGGTGGTCCGTACCTTATGGTTATTGGTCTTCTGCATGACCAAGTTACCTACTTCTCAGGTCTTGGATATCTCCTCCTCTACAATGTGATTCTCGTTGTACCACTTGTAGCGACCCTTTGGATTGCTGCAAATCCAACACTTATCGACAAAATTATGCTGTGGAAAAAAACCCAAATGAAAGACGTTCATCTGTGGGCGGGTATTGCAATGATTATTATCGGCATCCTAGTACTTTTCATCTAATATGACATTTCTCAAGAAAGTCTGTCCGGTGTGCACGCTCGTAGCTCTCACATGGCTTTCAATGTTTGTGTTCAAGGTACTTGGGTATGCCGTTAATAATGAGCTCCTTGCGATGCTCATGGGCGGTAGTGTGGTTGGTATCTCGTACACACTTGCCGCACGACTGCGACCTGTCTTTCATAAACCAGTGACGATGTATTGGAAGCTCATTACAATCCCTCTCGGGTTTATAGCCATGTATGCGACTTTACAGTTTATGTGGTGGTATACCGTCGGGGCAGTAGGTATATACGCTCTTGTGTGGGCGGTTTTCAACGGTATGTTTACCGCAACGGAGAAGGGGGAACATTTAGAAGACATTACTAAAGCATTAGATACGTGTTGTGAATAATTATATGGAAGAAACAAAATACACAGAAGAAACTATAGTAAACAATCCAGCACCTCGCAGTGGTTCAAATCCAATACCACTCGCAATTCTTGTTGCTGGAGTTCTTATCGCTGGTGCAATGTGGTTCAGAGGTACTGGTGGAGTGGGTCAACTTCAGGCGACAGGTGACAAAGAAGTAAACAGTCAAGTGTTGGCTTTTGAAGAGTCAATTATTCCATCGGAAGGTGTTGTCTTACCAGCAACGTGGGGTGATCTTGGAGCAAAACTTGTCAGTGTTGGTGCAATTGATGTTGAAAAATTAAAGACAACCTATGATCAGAGGGGCGCACTTCCAGAGGGATTTAATAAACTTCTCCTTGAACAAAACAATGGCAAGTTAAAAATAACTCGTGAGAATTCCGCCTATCTTCTCAATCTCTTATGGGCGCTCGGGCTTGCAAGCGATAATTCTATTTTGGAATCAGGAGAAATGTCTGACCCGAAGTATGGTGGTGCACAAAACTTTACTTCAACCGCTGGTTGGACAATTGCACAAGGTAACCCAATGGACCACTACAGCAAACATAGATTCTTCAATCTCACACCAGAGCAACAGGCACTCGTAGACAAAGTATCGCGGGGCATATTCCGTCCATGCTGTGGAAACTCCACACATTTTCCTGACTGCAATCACGGCATGGCGATGCTCGGCCTTCTTGAACTGATGGCATCACAAGGTGTGAGTGAAGAAGACATGTACAAAGCAGCTCTTGCAGTCAATTCGTACTGGTTTCCTGATACCTATCGTACCATTGCGACATACATGAAAAACAAAGGTATCGCATGGGCGAATGTGTCTCCATCAGAAGTGCTTGGTGCACAATACTCGAGTGGTACGGGATACGCAAAAATTAAGGCACAAGTTACACAACCACAACAGCAACAAGGTGGAGGTGGGTGTAGTGTGTAGTTTGCTTAAAAAGCAACCATTGCACGTTGTAAAAAGTTGGATATCCAACAAAAACTTCTTACCAATAATATAGTGCTCTATACCTATGCATATTCACGATGAAAAAAATAATAGTGGCATGATGTGGATGATGGTGCTCTGTTGTGTTCTACCACTTCTTCTTATAGTGATTTTTGGTGCGGGTGGAAAAGCAATCGGTGCTCCAACGTGGTTTATTTTTGGTGGAATTATAGTGATGGTGGTGATTCACTTCGTTATGATGAGAAAATCACACAAACATTCTGATGAACAGCATGAAGTAACTGATACAAACAACAAGAAGCAAGATACCAAAAACGATGCGGGTCATTCTGGACACAGCTGCTGTCACTAATAGTTGTTAAAAACAAATACTATGGAAAACAGAGTTAAATCACTAATTAAAAAGCTGAGTAGATTTGGGTTTAGTGTAAAAGAAAAAGATCGTATTGATCCTGTGTGTGGAATGAAATCAACAAGCGATTTATTTGAGAGCGACTATCGGGGTAAAATATATTATTTTTGTTCCGAACACTGTAAAAACCAATTCGATGGCAATCCAAGCACGTATGTAAAATGACATGGACAAAAAACAGAAGTCAAAAACCTATCTGTTCGCCATTAGTGCGACCGCCGTACTCCTGCTTGTCTATATAGGTGTAGTTACAGCGGTATCTGGATGGAAATTTGCCCAAGATCAATTTGGAAATTACTGGTACTTTCTGGTCAGTTTAGCGGGTGGTTTCGGAGTCCAAGTTGGGTTGTACTCATATCTCAAACAGCTCGTGACAAATGGCGGTATGGTTGTAGGGGGTAAGATAATGGCTACGACAGGGACAACCTCCACACTCACAATGATTTCTTGCTGTGCACATTATCTAGCAAACATAGTACCAATACTTGGGATTGCGGGGGTGTTGTCTACCATCGCTCAATATCAAGTTGAGTTTTTCTGGGTTGGGCTTGCTTTCAACGCGCTTGGCATTGTCTTTATTAGCAATAAAATAATTACATACAAAAGACGCGTATGAGTATAAAAAAATCACTATGGATAATTATGACGATCGCCGCTGTCATTGCGGGGGCTTTTGTGTTCTATAAGAAGCTACCATCTCTGCCGGCATCTCCAATTGAAGTTGTCACACCATCTGCAATACATACATGGGAGACAAAGATTGACGAACAGGCCGGCGTGACGGTGTCTGTCACTCCGGAAATAAACCTGGTAGATTCACAAGAGTGGAAGTTCGACATTATTATGGATACCCATTCGGTTGAGTTAGATCAGAATATGACCGAAGTTGCTGTGCTTGTCGATGACTTTGGAAATGAGTACGGTCCAACTACATGGGAGGGTGCGCCAGTAGGAGGTCACCACCGAGGAGGTGTTCTTGTCTTTACTCCGATTGTGCCGTATCCACAACATTTGAAATTAAATATACAAGGCGTTGGTGGCGTGCAAAGATCGTTTTCGTGGATTCTGACCGAATAACGTTATAGATGCGAGCGTCATGCTGGTGCGTTTTGTGGTACAATGACGCACTATGGCAGATTTAAATCAAAAAAAGTACACATTTCATGTTCATGGAATGCACTGTAAAGCATGTGTGCTTTTGACGGAAGCCGAACTAAAAGAATTGCCTAACGTGTCGTATGTAAAATCAAGTCTTACCAATCATTCAGTTGAAGTGGTGGGGGATTTTGGTGACAAAACACCAGAGCAAATTGCGCAGGAATTGACCATTCCATTGAAAGCAAGTGGGTACATCGTGTCGGTTGAACGACAAGAACACACAGCAATATGGAGTGATTTTAAAATCGCGATTCCAATAGCACTTGGGTTTGCGGTGCTCTTTGTTCTGTTACAAAAGGCAGGACTGGTGAATCTTATCAACGCAAATGGCGTGTCGTATGGAACGGCATTTGTTATTGGTATTGTTGCATCGCTCTCAACATGTATGGCAGTTGTTGGGGGACTCCTCCTCTCTATGTCTGCAACGTTTGCCAAGGAGGGAGACAAGATTAAACCACAACTCATGTTTCATGGCGGGCGCATTGTTTCATTCTTTCTTCTCGGTGGGGTTATTGGTGCGCTGGGATCGGCATTTACACTCGGTACAATGGGAACGTTTATTTTAGGTCTCCTTGTTGCACTCGTGATGCTCATTCTCGGCATCAATCTTCTCGATGTATTTCCATGGGCGAAAAAGTTACAACTATCAATGCCAGCATTTATAGGGAAGCATGCGCACGGTATTTCAAAATTCAATCACACACTCACACCACTTCTCGTTGGTGTTGCAACATTCTTTTTGCCGTGTGGATTCACACAGTCAATGCAGTTGTATGCACTTACAACAGGAAGTTTTATGAGTGGGGGACTCACCATGCTTGCCTTTGCCCTCGGTACACTACCAGTTTTGACACTCGTGAGCTTTAGTTCATTTAGTATTAAAAATAGTTCAAAATCGGGCATCTTCTTTAAATCAGCAGGACTTATTGTTATTATGTTTGCACTGTTTAATCTCATTAACAGTCTTGTGGTCATCGGTCTTATTCCACCAGTTTTTAGCTTCTAGTATCCGTATGAACAAACTCACACTTCTGTCATTCGTTATTGCCGGCGCACTTATCTTTTTTGCGTTCACTTTCTCTAAATCAAACCCACTTCCAAATGATGTTCCAGAAAACAACGTTTCAATTGTGGATGGGGTTCAGGTTGTTGAAATTCTTGCAAAAGGAGGATACTTTCCTGAAAAAAGTGTGGCAAAGGCAGGTATTCCAACTATTTTGCGTCTCAAAACCAGCGGTACGTTTGATTGTTCATCAATAGTCCGTATTCCGAGCTTGAATATCACGAAAAATCTGCCACCATCGGGAGGTCTTGATGTGGACCTCGGAAGTCCAAAAGCCGGAGTGATGCAGGGAACATGTGGTATGGGTATGTACCCATACGAAATTGATTTTCAAGAATAATTTAATTATTTTCTGGTATATTCTGCACATAATTTTGAAAAAAGGTATGTGCGGGATATACTCTCTCTGTTATGGAAACAATCCCCTATCCAATCATTAATACGCTCATCATGCTCGGCATTGCCGTGCTGCAGGTGGCATCTCTTACACTTTTGCTCGGATTGCTCAACGTGCGTGGGTTTTCTTCTGTGGTTTCGTTTGTCCGCTCTCGTGGAATGACCATTTCGTTTCTTATTCTTTTCGCGTCATTTATTGGTAGCTTGTACTACTCAGAAATTGCTGGTTTTCCAGCATGCTCGCTGTGTTGGTATCAGCGAATTCTTCTCTACCCGCAACTTATTCTTTTTGGCGCCGCGTTGTGGAAGGGAAGACAGGATGTGTTTTTGTACACCAACACACTTTCGGCTGTTGGGTTATGTATTGCGCTGTACAACATTGCCATTCAAACATTTCAAACAGTTTCCACTTTTTGTGATCCAGGAGGATTGGCCGTGTCATGTCTTCAAAAATATGTTATTGGGTACGGATACATTACTATTCCGGTGATGTCAGCAACGGCTTTTGCACTTCTTCTTCTTATTGGTTGGGCAATGAGCCCCAAAATGGACAAGTAAGGGTTTTTTGCACTGTGGTATAATGATCTTATTAGTACAGTTGTTTTTATTTAATTTCCATATTTATTTATGCACCAAAAAACTATCTGGGTTCTTATTATTGTTATCCTTCTTGCCGGCGGTTGGTATTTTATGTCGCGTAAGACGGTGGAAGCTCCTAATGACATAGCAACAACAACACGGCAAGGTTCCGTGGGTACGCTCACTGACGGTGTGTACGCACTTGATGTAGAGAAAAGTTCCCTTACATGGACGGGAAGTAAGACACTCATTAAAGAATATTTTGACAACGGAACGCTTTCATTCAAGGAAGGGTCTGTAATTGTAACGGGGGGCACTCTTGTTGCGGGTTCGTTTGTTGTTGATATGAAGTCATTCAAAACGATTTCAACAAGCAATCAAAAAGTTCCAGGAAGCGCTCTGGAGACTCATCTCAAATCGGCAGATTTTTTTGATGTTGCAACGTATCCGATTGCAACCGTTGGTATCAAGAGTGTTGAAAACGGCATCGTGAAAGCGGACGTAACCATTAAAAATGTGACGAAGGAGGTTTCTTTCCCGGCAACAATTTCACAAGATGGAAAAACACTTTCAGGCACAGCATCACTGACTCTTGACAGAACACTGTGGGACATTCGTTACGGTTCAGGCAAATTCTTTAGTGATCTTGGGGATAAGGTTATTTCAGACTCGGTCAAAATTGACCTTACACTCGTTGCGCAAAGTAACTAGCACACAAAGAGATTCAATCTCTAAGAACGACACCACCCTCACTGTGTAACATTTTACTGACCTCGGCGTATACTGGAGTAGATAGTACCAATATTAAACAACTAACATTTCATTATATGGAAACAAGT
Proteins encoded:
- a CDS encoding DUF1573 domain-containing protein, producing the protein MKPQTVIITVLAFATVIGLLVVGYNKNGNAAASVQGVSAVTGESGLTVSETLYDFGTISMKNGNVTKDFTLTNPTDADIMVGRVETSCMCTAAYIVEPDGTNKGPFGMPGHGGAVPPANEIIPAGESRIIRVVYDPNAHGPAGVGKIDRFITITDSANQSIRIEVKAVVTP
- a CDS encoding YHS domain-containing protein, translated to MDPVCGMKSTSDLFESDYRGKIYYFCSEHCKNQFDGNPSTYVK
- a CDS encoding sulfite exporter TauE/SafE family protein, with translation MADLNQKKYTFHVHGMHCKACVLLTEAELKELPNVSYVKSSLTNHSVEVVGDFGDKTPEQIAQELTIPLKASGYIVSVERQEHTAIWSDFKIAIPIALGFAVLFVLLQKAGLVNLINANGVSYGTAFVIGIVASLSTCMAVVGGLLLSMSATFAKEGDKIKPQLMFHGGRIVSFFLLGGVIGALGSAFTLGTMGTFILGLLVALVMLILGINLLDVFPWAKKLQLSMPAFIGKHAHGISKFNHTLTPLLVGVATFFLPCGFTQSMQLYALTTGSFMSGGLTMLAFALGTLPVLTLVSFSSFSIKNSSKSGIFFKSAGLIVIMFALFNLINSLVVIGLIPPVFSF
- a CDS encoding cupredoxin domain-containing protein; its protein translation is MNKLTLLSFVIAGALIFFAFTFSKSNPLPNDVPENNVSIVDGVQVVEILAKGGYFPEKSVAKAGIPTILRLKTSGTFDCSSIVRIPSLNITKNLPPSGGLDVDLGSPKAGVMQGTCGMGMYPYEIDFQE
- a CDS encoding disulfide bond formation protein B, with translation METIPYPIINTLIMLGIAVLQVASLTLLLGLLNVRGFSSVVSFVRSRGMTISFLILFASFIGSLYYSEIAGFPACSLCWYQRILLYPQLILFGAALWKGRQDVFLYTNTLSAVGLCIALYNIAIQTFQTVSTFCDPGGLAVSCLQKYVIGYGYITIPVMSATAFALLLLIGWAMSPKMDK
- a CDS encoding YceI family protein; the protein is MHQKTIWVLIIVILLAGGWYFMSRKTVEAPNDIATTTRQGSVGTLTDGVYALDVEKSSLTWTGSKTLIKEYFDNGTLSFKEGSVIVTGGTLVAGSFVVDMKSFKTISTSNQKVPGSALETHLKSADFFDVATYPIATVGIKSVENGIVKADVTIKNVTKEVSFPATISQDGKTLSGTASLTLDRTLWDIRYGSGKFFSDLGDKVISDSVKIDLTLVAQSN